Proteins from a genomic interval of Scatophagus argus isolate fScaArg1 chromosome 6, fScaArg1.pri, whole genome shotgun sequence:
- the LOC124060566 gene encoding insulin-like growth factor-binding protein 1 codes for MLSMGGLYLKHVVVAAVCSVLASGTLGSPVLGPEPIRCAPCTPEKLSQCPAVAPGCAEVLREPGCGCCLACALAAGELCGIYTAPCGSGLRCTPRPGDPRPLHSLTRGQAVCTQSTEPEPTPEPQTQDQEEPEPEMENAALIPDPGSSNYLPGHSKPYDPRAAADAQESMKAKLVTIRKKLVELGPCHLELQRALDKIAKSQQRLGDKLTRFYLPNCDKRGFYKPKQCESSLDGQRGRCWCVNAWNGKKILGSTDLPADAECP; via the exons ATGCTGTCCATGGGTGGATTATATTTGAAGCACGTCGTGGTGGCAGCGGTGTGCTCCGTGCTGGCTTCAGGGACGCTGGGGTCCCCGGTGCTGGGGCCAGAGCCGATCCGATGCGCCCCTTGTACTCCGGAGAAGCTGAGCCAGTGTCCAGCGGTGGCGCCCGGGTGCGCCGAGGTGTTGCGGGAGCCCGGCTGTGGATGCTGCCTCGCCTGCGCCCTGGCGGCTGGAGAGCTGTGCGGGATCTACACGGCGCCGTGCGGCTCCGGATTGAGGTGCACCCCGAGACCCGGCGACCCCCGGCCGCTGCACTCCCTCACCCGGGGACAAGCCGTGTGCACTCAGAGCACTGAGCCCGAGCCGACCCCCGAGCCCCAGACTCAAG ATCAGGAAGAGCCAGAGCCTGAGATGGAGAACGCAGCCCTCATCCCGGACCCCGGCTCCAGCAACTACCTCCCCGGCCACAGCAAGCCCTACGACCCCAGAGCTGCCGCCGACGCTCAGGAGAGCATGAAGGCCAAACTCGTCACCATCCGCAAGAAACTGGTCGAACTG GGGCCCTGCCACCTCGAGCTGCAGAGAGCCTTGGACAAGATCGCCAAATCCCAGCAGAGACTAGGAGACAAACTAACCAGGTTCTACCTCCCCAACTGTGACAAGCGCGGGTTTTATAAACCAAAACAG tgtgaGTCCTCTCTGGACGGACAGCGGGGTCGATGCTGGTGTGTGAACGCCTGGAACGGCAAGAAGATTTTAGGCTCGACCGACCTGCCTGCAGACGCCGAGTGCCCTTAA
- the igfbp3 gene encoding insulin-like growth factor-binding protein 3 yields the protein MPGLCVLCLAAALAAFVRLAGTVGPVVRCEPCDAGALLLCKPLPKDCAERVREPGCGCCMTCALGEGQACGVYTARCGSGLTCQHQPGESRPLQALLEGRGMCSSAASKKLNSILIPAQKHDTNQVEEGFANVTATMTVLPGVATVKGGHSRGPMDTRPPLHNKLIQKNQNRKTQSYKVESMSGGANMDIHNFSLENKRETEYGPCRREMESILSSLKISNVLNPRGFRIPNCDRKGFYKKKQCRPSKGRRRGYCWCVDKYGQPLPGYDGRERGETQCYNLESK from the exons ATGCCCGGtctctgtgtgctttgtctCGCCGCCGCGCTGGCTGCGTTCGTCCGCCTCGCCGGCACCGTGGGGCCGGTGGTCCGATGCGAGCCGTGCGACGCCGGGGCGCTCCTGCTGTGCAAGCCGCTACCGAAGGACTGTGCGGAGCGGGTAAGGGAGCCCGGCTGCGGCTGCTGCATGACGTGCGCCCTCGGAGAGGGACAGGCGTGTGGAGTGTACACGGCGCGCTGTGGCTCCGGTTTGACCTGCCAGCACCAGCCGGGGGAGAGCCGACCACTGCAAGCTCTGCTGGAGGGACGGGGAATGTGCTCCAGCGCCGCGTCCAAAAAGCTCAACAGCATTCTCATACCGGCACAAAAACACG ATACAAATCAGGTAGAAGAAGGCTTTGCCAACGTGACCGCGACGATGACGGTGTTGCCCGGTGTGGCGACTGTAAAAGGAGGGCACAGTCGTGGGCCGATGGACACCAGGCCTCCACTGCACAACAAATTGATCCAGAAAAATCAGAACAGGAAGACTCAGAGTTACAAGGTGGAATCAATGTCAGGAGGAGCCAACATGGACATTCACAACTTCTCCCTGGAGAACAAGAGGGAGACTGAGTAT GGGCCGTGTCGGCGGGAGATGGAGAGCATCCTGAGCAGTCTCAAAATCAGCAACGTGCTCAACCCGAGAGGCTTCCGCATACCCAACTGCGACAGAAAGGGCTTCTACAAGAAAAAACAG TGCCGTCCGTCCAAAGGCAGAAGGCGGGGCTACTGCTGGTGCGTGGACAAATACGGGCAGCCTCTGCCCGGCTATGACGGCAGGGAGCGGGGCGAGACGCAATGCTACAACCTGGAGAGCAAATGA